A genomic region of Corallococcus soli contains the following coding sequences:
- a CDS encoding MBL fold metallo-hydrolase, which translates to MKSLLLALCLAVVGAGCATSSHDVKRSALGVTKPASALLTELDVPGPVELETVTSCDWAVDRGGLINLDHPTAKAANLKDDEEPVQVFFHALRHPTQGLYIVDTGVETALRDAPERSAMRGVVASAMNMEKMKVLMPLGEWLAKQPKPVAGVFLTHLHPDHITGMADVPAGTPVFTGPGEAAKRTFVNLFAQGAVNRALEGKPALSEWNYTADPQGLFDGAVDVFGDGSVWALWVPGHTPGSTAYLVRSTKGPVLLLGDTSHTRWGWEHDVEPGTFTQDGPRSVESFRKLRAFVAAHPSVQVRFGHQH; encoded by the coding sequence ATGAAGTCATTGCTGCTCGCGCTTTGCCTCGCCGTGGTCGGCGCGGGGTGCGCCACGTCCTCCCACGACGTCAAGAGGTCCGCGCTGGGGGTGACGAAGCCCGCGTCCGCGCTGCTCACGGAGCTGGACGTCCCGGGGCCCGTGGAGCTGGAGACCGTCACCTCGTGCGACTGGGCGGTGGATCGCGGCGGCCTCATCAACCTGGATCACCCCACGGCGAAGGCGGCGAACCTGAAGGACGACGAGGAGCCCGTCCAGGTCTTCTTCCACGCGCTGCGGCACCCGACGCAGGGGCTGTACATCGTGGACACCGGCGTGGAGACGGCGCTGCGGGACGCGCCGGAGCGCTCCGCGATGCGCGGCGTCGTGGCGAGCGCGATGAACATGGAGAAGATGAAGGTGCTGATGCCGCTGGGCGAGTGGCTGGCGAAGCAGCCGAAGCCGGTGGCCGGCGTCTTCCTCACGCACCTGCACCCGGACCACATCACCGGCATGGCGGACGTGCCGGCGGGGACGCCCGTGTTCACCGGTCCGGGAGAGGCCGCCAAGCGCACCTTCGTGAACCTGTTCGCGCAGGGCGCCGTCAACCGCGCGCTGGAGGGCAAGCCGGCGCTGTCGGAGTGGAACTACACCGCCGACCCGCAGGGCCTCTTCGACGGCGCGGTGGACGTCTTCGGTGACGGCTCGGTGTGGGCGCTCTGGGTGCCGGGACATACGCCGGGGAGCACCGCGTACCTGGTGCGCTCGACGAAGGGGCCGGTGCTGCTGCTGGGAGATACCAGCCACACGCGCTGGGGCTGGGAGCACGACGTGGAGCCGGGCACCTTCACGCAGGACGGGCCGCGCAGCGTGGAGAGCTTCCGCAAGCTGCGCGCCTTCGTCGCGGCGCACCCGAGCGTGCAGGTGCGCTTCGGTCACCAGCACTGA
- a CDS encoding GlxA family transcriptional regulator: MHVVAVVALDGVVSFDLSTPCEVFGCVRLPGGAAGYQVRVCGVTPEVDAGPFQMKTRHGLAELARADTIILPGITDVSAPVPPRLVSAVRAAAARGTRIASICSGAFLLAATGLLDGLRATTHWLATEELARRHPAIHVDPNVLYVDNGQLLTSAGAAAGLDLCLHLVRRDHGAAVAAEAARRSVMPLERDGGQSQFITHAPPTPEGASLQPLLHWMEDHLHKPLTLPSLARRAAMSERTLSRRFREQTGTTPLQWLLRARVRRAQHLLETTSQSVEAVARKVGFGSTTAFREHFQRFVTTSPLAYRRAFRGGGDADASH, translated from the coding sequence ATGCACGTCGTCGCCGTCGTCGCGCTGGATGGAGTGGTGTCGTTTGATCTGTCGACCCCGTGCGAGGTGTTCGGCTGCGTCCGCCTCCCTGGGGGAGCGGCCGGCTACCAGGTCCGGGTCTGCGGGGTGACTCCCGAAGTCGACGCGGGCCCCTTCCAGATGAAGACCCGGCACGGCCTGGCGGAGCTGGCCCGGGCGGACACCATCATCCTGCCCGGCATCACGGACGTCTCCGCTCCGGTGCCACCGCGGCTGGTGAGCGCCGTGCGCGCGGCGGCGGCCCGGGGCACGCGCATCGCGTCCATCTGCTCAGGGGCCTTCCTGCTCGCGGCGACGGGCCTGCTCGACGGGCTCCGCGCGACGACCCACTGGCTGGCCACGGAGGAGCTGGCCCGGCGCCACCCGGCCATCCATGTGGATCCGAACGTCCTCTATGTCGACAACGGCCAGCTCCTGACCTCCGCGGGAGCCGCCGCGGGACTCGACCTATGCCTGCACCTGGTGCGGCGGGACCACGGCGCCGCGGTGGCGGCGGAGGCGGCCCGGCGCTCGGTGATGCCCCTGGAGCGCGACGGCGGCCAGTCCCAGTTCATCACCCACGCGCCGCCCACCCCGGAGGGCGCTTCACTGCAACCCCTGCTGCACTGGATGGAGGACCACCTCCACAAGCCCCTCACCCTCCCCTCGCTCGCGCGCAGGGCGGCGATGAGCGAGCGCACCCTGAGCCGCCGCTTCCGGGAACAGACCGGCACCACGCCCCTCCAGTGGCTGCTCCGCGCCCGCGTGCGCCGCGCCCAGCACCTGCTGGAGACCACCAGCCAGTCCGTGGAAGCGGTCGCGCGCAAGGTGGGCTTCGGCTCCACGACGGCCTTTCGTGAGCACTTCCAGCGCTTCGTCACCACCAGCCCCCTGGCCTACCGCCGCGCGTTTCGCGGCGGAGGTGACGCGGACGCTTCACACTGA
- a CDS encoding DUF3817 domain-containing protein, producing the protein MSALRQLRLIAFLEGLSFLGLLFVAMPVKYLLGQPLAVRVAGSVHGLLFLLFVSSLFRAAAEHGWPARRSLAAFGASLVPFGNFVLDRMLKREEDGSRG; encoded by the coding sequence ATGAGCGCGTTGCGGCAGTTGCGGCTCATCGCCTTTCTGGAGGGGCTGTCCTTCCTGGGGCTGCTCTTCGTGGCGATGCCGGTGAAGTACCTGCTCGGACAGCCGCTGGCGGTGCGCGTGGCCGGCAGCGTCCACGGGCTCCTGTTCCTGCTCTTCGTGTCGTCGCTGTTCCGCGCGGCCGCCGAGCACGGGTGGCCCGCGCGCCGCTCGCTCGCGGCGTTCGGTGCGTCGCTGGTCCCGTTCGGGAACTTCGTGCTCGACCGGATGCTCAAGCGCGAGGAGGACGGCTCGCGGGGCTGA
- a CDS encoding LysR family transcriptional regulator: MTLLQEPLAGLGAFVRTLESGSFSAAARALGVSPSAVSKTVARLEGRLGVLLLQRGTRTLQPTPEGLALFERGQRIMAELDAAQGELRESKGPRGPLRITAPMDLGRHWLVPRLPAFLAGYPQVQCELGLTDRFIDLVEERMDVGLRMGESADARLIRKRLGDSRAVICASPAYLRRRGTPRKVADLQRHACLAYLRDGQRVPWRLDGTPVDVPGPFASDNNEALLAMALEGMGIARIPEFVAERAVAGGRLQALLPAVHTPGPDVYVVYPERRHLSPRVRAFVDFVSSAFDETDARNSAPVRGRARKGVAPPGTGTTKR, from the coding sequence ATGACCCTCCTCCAGGAGCCCCTGGCCGGACTGGGTGCCTTCGTGCGCACCCTGGAGTCCGGCAGCTTCAGCGCGGCGGCGCGTGCGCTCGGCGTATCCCCTTCCGCGGTCAGCAAGACGGTGGCCCGGCTGGAAGGCCGCCTGGGGGTGCTGCTCCTGCAACGCGGCACCAGGACGCTCCAGCCGACCCCGGAGGGACTGGCCCTCTTCGAGCGGGGGCAGCGCATCATGGCGGAGCTGGACGCGGCGCAGGGGGAGCTGCGCGAGTCGAAAGGTCCCCGGGGGCCGCTGCGCATCACCGCGCCCATGGACCTGGGGCGCCACTGGCTGGTGCCCCGGTTGCCCGCGTTCCTGGCCGGATACCCGCAGGTCCAGTGCGAGCTGGGGCTCACCGACCGCTTCATCGATCTGGTGGAAGAGCGGATGGACGTGGGGCTGCGCATGGGGGAGAGCGCGGATGCGCGGTTGATCCGCAAGCGACTGGGGGACTCGCGCGCGGTCATCTGCGCCTCGCCCGCGTACCTGCGACGGCGCGGTACACCCCGGAAGGTGGCGGACCTCCAGCGCCACGCGTGTCTGGCGTACCTGCGGGACGGGCAGCGTGTCCCCTGGAGGTTGGATGGAACGCCGGTGGACGTGCCGGGCCCCTTCGCGTCCGACAACAACGAAGCGCTGCTGGCGATGGCGCTGGAAGGCATGGGCATCGCGCGCATCCCGGAGTTCGTCGCCGAGCGGGCCGTGGCCGGGGGACGGCTCCAGGCCCTGCTCCCGGCGGTGCACACGCCCGGGCCCGACGTGTACGTCGTCTATCCGGAGCGCAGACACCTGTCGCCCCGCGTCCGCGCCTTCGTCGACTTCGTGTCCAGCGCCTTCGATGAGACCGACGCGCGGAACTCCGCACCGGTACGGGGCCGCGCGAGGAAGGGCGTGGCGCCTCCCGGAACTGGGACGACGAAGCGATAG
- a CDS encoding NAD-dependent epimerase/dehydratase family protein has product MKVFVLGATGYIGGSVAVRLMAAGHTVVGTARTQDKARELEARGIQATVASFDDVDVLTRLAKDADAVINAASADDRKTVEVLLAALKGSHKRFIHTSGSSIVATDTGGTLTTQVHDEDMPIDPVPEKVARIALDRLVLDATKDGIHTNVICPCLIYGKGLGLNPDSVQLPPLIKYARETGTARYIGKGENVWSNVHIEDLADLYLMVLERAPAGTFYFAENGEANFRDVVTAIGKRYGLPVGSMPVSEAEKLWGVELGRLALASNSRIHAKRARALGWKPHRPSVFDVIAEAT; this is encoded by the coding sequence ATGAAAGTCTTCGTGTTGGGCGCGACGGGATACATCGGCGGGTCGGTGGCGGTGCGATTGATGGCTGCGGGCCACACCGTGGTGGGCACCGCCCGCACGCAGGACAAGGCCCGGGAGCTGGAGGCGCGGGGCATCCAGGCCACGGTCGCGTCGTTCGACGACGTGGACGTGCTGACGCGGCTGGCGAAGGACGCGGACGCGGTCATCAACGCGGCCTCGGCGGATGACCGAAAGACAGTGGAGGTGCTGCTCGCCGCGCTCAAGGGCTCCCACAAGCGCTTCATCCACACCAGCGGCTCCAGCATCGTCGCCACCGACACCGGCGGCACGCTGACGACGCAGGTGCACGATGAGGACATGCCCATCGACCCCGTCCCGGAGAAGGTGGCCCGCATCGCGCTGGACCGGCTCGTGCTGGACGCGACGAAGGACGGCATCCACACGAACGTCATCTGCCCGTGCCTCATCTACGGCAAGGGCCTGGGCCTCAACCCGGACAGCGTCCAGTTGCCCCCGCTCATCAAGTACGCGCGGGAGACGGGCACCGCGCGCTACATCGGGAAGGGGGAGAACGTCTGGTCCAACGTGCACATCGAGGACCTGGCGGACCTGTACCTGATGGTGCTGGAGCGCGCGCCGGCCGGGACGTTCTATTTCGCGGAGAACGGAGAGGCGAACTTCCGCGACGTGGTGACCGCCATCGGCAAGCGCTACGGCCTGCCCGTCGGCAGCATGCCGGTGTCGGAGGCGGAGAAGCTGTGGGGCGTGGAACTGGGGCGACTGGCGCTCGCGTCCAACAGCCGCATCCACGCGAAGCGGGCCCGCGCGCTGGGCTGGAAGCCGCACCGGCCCTCGGTGTTCGACGTCATCGCGGAAGCGACGTAG
- a CDS encoding TetR/AcrR family transcriptional regulator — protein sequence MGITERKERQRAELRERILEVARDMVMKEGFEALSMRKLAEAVEYAPATLYLHFENRDAIARELCVRGFQELFAALEPAANVADPVERLSRLTEAYLAFGLRQPETYRLIFMEDARLSEALFQDAKEGAGPQSFAVLVRVFEDLEAAGRTLEGTPPAQLAEVFWAGLHGIVSLKLTCSGFQGAPAEVLGRTLVATMVHGGGRPAKTPRRGRGGTS from the coding sequence ATGGGCATCACGGAGCGGAAGGAACGGCAGCGGGCGGAGCTGCGCGAACGCATCCTGGAGGTGGCGCGCGACATGGTGATGAAGGAGGGCTTCGAAGCCCTGTCCATGCGCAAGCTGGCGGAGGCGGTGGAGTACGCGCCTGCGACGCTCTACCTGCACTTCGAGAACCGGGACGCCATCGCGCGGGAGCTGTGCGTGCGCGGCTTCCAGGAGCTGTTCGCGGCGCTGGAGCCCGCGGCGAACGTGGCGGATCCGGTGGAGCGGCTGTCGCGCCTGACGGAGGCGTACCTCGCGTTCGGCCTGAGGCAGCCGGAGACCTACCGCCTCATCTTCATGGAGGACGCCCGGCTGTCCGAGGCCCTGTTCCAGGACGCCAAGGAAGGCGCGGGCCCCCAATCCTTCGCCGTGCTGGTGCGCGTGTTCGAGGACCTGGAGGCCGCCGGCCGCACCCTGGAGGGCACCCCTCCCGCGCAGCTCGCGGAGGTGTTCTGGGCGGGGCTGCACGGCATCGTCAGCCTCAAGCTCACCTGCTCCGGCTTCCAGGGCGCACCGGCGGAAGTCCTGGGGCGGACGCTGGTCGCCACCATGGTGCACGGCGGCGGCCGGCCCGCGAAGACACCCCGGCGCGGACGCGGCGGCACAAGCTGA
- a CDS encoding NAD-dependent epimerase/dehydratase family protein, whose translation MDTDTVALFGASGVIGQNVARALQAQGRGYRVVGRSLEGLRREYGADPRAEIVTWNPEDPASIRVAARGMRTLIYMVGVNYWQFHLHPLLMKRTLDAAIAEGVERVVLIGTVYPYGLPRTERVTEEHPREPNTYKGRMRKEQEDLLLAADKAGSIKGTILRLPDFYGPGTERSFLYRAFDAALKGKRAALVGPLDVPHEFVFVKDVGPVVTALMDEPRAYGHFWNLAGAGVTTQRQMVKDIYAQAGQPPRMMTMGKGLVRLAGLFDPFMRELVEMYYLLTNPVVMDDSALQQLLGTVHKTPYAEGIRQTLAELRAQRQAKADPARAATAT comes from the coding sequence ATGGACACGGACACGGTGGCGTTGTTCGGGGCTTCGGGTGTCATCGGGCAGAACGTGGCGCGGGCGCTCCAGGCGCAGGGGCGGGGCTACCGGGTGGTCGGGCGCTCGCTGGAGGGCCTGCGGCGCGAGTATGGTGCGGATCCGAGGGCGGAGATCGTCACCTGGAATCCAGAGGACCCCGCGTCCATCCGGGTGGCGGCGCGCGGCATGCGGACGCTCATCTACATGGTGGGGGTGAACTACTGGCAGTTCCACCTGCACCCGCTGCTGATGAAGCGCACGTTGGACGCGGCCATCGCGGAGGGGGTGGAGCGGGTGGTGCTCATTGGCACGGTGTATCCCTATGGCCTGCCGCGCACCGAACGCGTCACGGAAGAGCACCCGCGCGAGCCGAACACGTACAAGGGGCGCATGCGCAAGGAGCAGGAGGACCTGCTGCTCGCGGCCGACAAGGCGGGCTCCATCAAGGGGACCATCTTGCGGCTGCCGGACTTCTACGGGCCGGGCACGGAGCGCAGCTTCCTGTACCGGGCCTTCGACGCCGCGCTCAAGGGCAAGCGCGCCGCGCTCGTCGGTCCCCTGGACGTGCCGCACGAGTTCGTCTTCGTGAAGGACGTGGGCCCCGTCGTGACGGCGTTGATGGACGAGCCCCGCGCCTACGGACACTTCTGGAACCTGGCGGGCGCGGGCGTCACCACGCAGCGGCAGATGGTGAAGGACATCTACGCGCAGGCGGGCCAGCCGCCCAGGATGATGACGATGGGCAAGGGGCTGGTCCGGCTCGCGGGCCTGTTCGACCCCTTCATGCGGGAGCTGGTGGAGATGTACTACCTGCTCACGAACCCGGTGGTGATGGACGACTCGGCGCTCCAGCAGCTCCTGGGCACCGTGCACAAGACGCCCTACGCCGAGGGCATCCGTCAGACCCTGGCGGAGCTGCGCGCGCAGCGGCAGGCGAAGGCGGACCCGGCGCGCGCTGCCACGGCCACGTGA
- a CDS encoding class I SAM-dependent methyltransferase — translation MANAVSKTAYYTLGCRVEDARRRRPLCGDTFAARFLNDEARQVWERFKSFSRPNSSNAARHQIIDTLVQEELDRDPQARVVVVGAGFDTRAYRLKGGRWLEVDDPAIIAHKDASLPVSEAKNPLERLAIDFATESLAARLAPYRDARRTHVIIEGVFMYLTHAQRRDLLAVLRDVFPQHVVYCDLMRAAFMKAYSQDLYAVISEMGAFFRDLTDAPESVFQEAGYTTASSTSIVQRATELAGQRVMAFLVRRFVRPVREGYRIWKFEAAPAPRSPG, via the coding sequence ATGGCCAACGCCGTTTCGAAGACCGCGTATTACACCCTGGGCTGCCGGGTAGAGGACGCGCGCCGCCGCCGTCCGCTGTGCGGTGACACCTTCGCCGCGCGGTTCCTGAACGACGAGGCCCGGCAGGTCTGGGAGCGCTTCAAGTCCTTCTCGCGGCCCAATTCCAGCAATGCCGCGCGGCATCAAATCATCGACACGCTGGTGCAGGAGGAGCTCGACCGGGACCCGCAGGCACGGGTGGTGGTGGTCGGCGCGGGCTTCGACACGCGGGCCTACCGGCTGAAGGGCGGCCGGTGGCTGGAGGTGGACGACCCCGCCATCATCGCGCATAAGGACGCGAGCCTCCCGGTGTCGGAGGCGAAGAACCCGCTGGAGCGCCTGGCCATCGACTTCGCCACGGAGTCGCTCGCCGCCCGGCTGGCGCCGTACCGGGACGCGCGGCGCACGCACGTCATCATCGAAGGCGTGTTCATGTACCTGACGCACGCGCAGCGCCGGGACCTGCTCGCCGTGCTGCGGGACGTGTTTCCCCAGCACGTCGTGTACTGCGACCTGATGCGCGCGGCCTTCATGAAGGCGTACAGCCAGGACCTGTACGCGGTGATCTCCGAGATGGGCGCGTTCTTCCGCGACCTGACGGATGCGCCGGAGTCCGTCTTCCAGGAGGCCGGCTACACGACCGCGTCCTCCACCTCCATCGTGCAGCGCGCGACGGAGCTCGCCGGCCAGCGCGTGATGGCGTTCCTCGTCCGCCGGTTCGTGCGACCGGTGCGCGAAGGCTATCGGATCTGGAAGTTCGAGGCGGCCCCAGCGCCACGCTCCCCAGGATGA
- a CDS encoding ureidoglycolate lyase translates to MKDAPTPPRSIVARPLTPEAFAPFGDVVSAGLKAGAAANQGTAVRFDWSAKLESDRAGAKPNLAVFRSVPQPLPFCVKLLEHHPRSSQAFLPMRCSRFLVCVAPTAPSGGPDLDGLVAFVCGPGQGVNYHRGVWHHPIIALDAPAEFAMLAWEDGSAEDCVVRQFSAPLSVHVED, encoded by the coding sequence ATGAAGGACGCCCCCACCCCGCCCCGCTCCATCGTCGCGCGCCCCCTGACCCCGGAGGCCTTCGCCCCCTTTGGCGACGTCGTGTCCGCGGGACTCAAGGCCGGTGCCGCCGCGAACCAGGGCACCGCGGTGCGGTTCGACTGGTCGGCGAAGCTGGAGAGCGACCGCGCGGGGGCGAAGCCCAACCTCGCGGTGTTCCGTTCGGTGCCGCAGCCGCTGCCCTTCTGCGTGAAGCTGCTCGAACACCATCCGCGCTCCAGCCAGGCCTTCCTGCCCATGCGCTGCTCGCGGTTCCTGGTGTGCGTCGCGCCCACGGCGCCATCGGGAGGCCCCGACCTGGACGGCCTCGTCGCGTTCGTCTGCGGCCCCGGCCAGGGCGTCAACTACCACCGGGGCGTGTGGCACCACCCCATCATCGCGCTCGACGCCCCGGCCGAGTTCGCCATGCTCGCGTGGGAGGACGGCAGCGCGGAGGACTGCGTCGTGCGCCAGTTTTCCGCCCCCCTGTCCGTGCACGTCGAGGACTGA
- a CDS encoding vWA domain-containing protein: protein MFKSLALGLGLLTLPQVSLAQARSAPVDAVVPAAKKAPAGPAPAVVDAAMSAPRVQIALLLDTSGSMDGLIDQARRQLWTVVNTFQKARRDGQMARLEIALYEYGKEEIPAKDGYIRQLLPFTTDLDKVSEQLFALRTNGGDEYCGQVIQKATLNLAWSKSKEDLKLIYIAGNEPFNQGPVAYANAVASAKEHGIVVNTIHCGPAAVGARDGWSAAAALAKGQALNIDQNRAVAHVVAPQDAELARLSGELNKTYLGYGAEGRVGKQRQAEQDSNAKLSPASTASRAASKASHHYDNSSWDLVDGAKKGSVKLEALKDDELPPELKGKSVEERKAVVAQKAKERTDLQNRIQGLQGEREKFLAAKQKEAASEGAETLDTAIIQSVRQQAAARKLVLE from the coding sequence ATGTTCAAGTCGCTCGCCCTTGGTCTCGGTCTGCTCACGCTTCCCCAGGTCTCGCTCGCCCAGGCGCGGAGCGCTCCGGTGGACGCGGTGGTGCCCGCCGCGAAGAAGGCGCCCGCCGGCCCCGCGCCCGCGGTGGTGGACGCGGCCATGTCCGCGCCCCGCGTGCAGATCGCCCTGTTGCTGGACACCAGCGGCAGCATGGATGGCCTCATCGACCAGGCCCGGCGCCAGCTCTGGACGGTGGTGAACACGTTCCAGAAGGCGCGCCGGGACGGACAGATGGCCCGGCTGGAGATCGCCCTCTACGAGTACGGCAAGGAGGAGATCCCGGCGAAGGACGGCTACATCCGCCAGCTCCTGCCCTTCACCACGGACCTGGACAAGGTCTCCGAGCAGCTCTTCGCGCTGCGCACCAACGGTGGGGATGAGTACTGCGGACAGGTCATCCAGAAGGCGACGCTGAACCTGGCCTGGAGCAAGTCGAAGGAGGACCTGAAGCTCATCTACATCGCGGGCAACGAGCCCTTCAACCAGGGCCCCGTCGCCTACGCGAACGCCGTCGCCAGCGCGAAGGAGCACGGCATCGTCGTGAACACCATCCACTGCGGCCCCGCGGCGGTGGGGGCGCGCGACGGGTGGTCGGCCGCCGCGGCGCTCGCGAAGGGGCAGGCGCTGAACATCGACCAGAACCGCGCCGTGGCCCACGTGGTGGCCCCGCAGGACGCGGAGCTGGCCCGGCTGAGCGGGGAGCTGAACAAGACCTACCTGGGCTACGGCGCCGAGGGGCGCGTGGGCAAGCAGCGGCAGGCGGAGCAGGACAGCAACGCCAAACTCAGCCCCGCCTCCACCGCCTCGCGCGCGGCGTCCAAGGCCAGCCACCACTATGACAACTCCAGCTGGGATCTGGTGGACGGCGCCAAGAAGGGCTCGGTGAAGCTGGAGGCGCTCAAGGACGACGAGCTGCCGCCGGAGCTGAAGGGCAAGTCGGTGGAGGAGCGCAAGGCCGTGGTGGCGCAGAAGGCGAAGGAGCGCACCGACCTCCAGAACCGCATCCAGGGCCTCCAGGGGGAGCGTGAGAAGTTCCTCGCCGCGAAGCAGAAGGAGGCCGCGAGCGAGGGCGCGGAGACGCTCGACACGGCCATCATCCAGTCGGTGCGCCAGCAGGCAGCGGCGCGCAAGCTGGTGCTGGAGTAG
- a CDS encoding RluA family pseudouridine synthase: MGGAAVGRTALAYLTGAYRHSTEAEWRARFGRGEVQLDGVTATGDEVLRAHQELCWHRPPWREGATPDSFELVYEDASLLAVIKPGGLPTLPSGGFLKNTLLSFVRQRWPEASALHRLGRATSGLVLFSRTHEAAARLSRNWREGDVEKRYRALSDGVAAQDAYDIHAPIGLVPHPVLESVHGATDKGKPSHSRAEVLERRAGHTLFEVRIHTGRPEQIRIHLAYIGHPLTGDPLFAAGGLPREREPGLPGDGGYLLHAETLAFTHPLTGERLRLHAPPPPGLRTTAEG, encoded by the coding sequence ATGGGTGGCGCCGCCGTGGGCCGCACCGCGCTCGCCTACCTGACGGGCGCCTACCGTCACTCCACCGAAGCGGAGTGGCGCGCGCGCTTCGGGCGCGGAGAGGTCCAACTGGACGGCGTCACGGCGACCGGGGACGAGGTGCTGCGGGCCCATCAGGAGCTCTGTTGGCACCGGCCGCCCTGGAGGGAAGGGGCGACGCCGGACAGCTTCGAGCTGGTGTACGAGGACGCGTCGCTGCTCGCGGTCATCAAGCCGGGGGGACTGCCGACGCTGCCGTCCGGGGGCTTCCTCAAGAACACGCTGCTGTCGTTCGTGCGCCAGCGCTGGCCGGAGGCGTCCGCGCTGCACCGCCTGGGACGCGCGACGTCCGGGCTGGTGCTCTTCTCCCGCACGCACGAAGCGGCGGCGCGGCTCTCCCGCAACTGGCGCGAGGGCGACGTGGAGAAGCGCTACCGGGCGCTCTCGGACGGGGTCGCGGCGCAGGACGCCTATGACATCCACGCGCCCATCGGGCTGGTGCCGCACCCCGTGCTGGAGTCCGTGCATGGCGCCACCGACAAGGGCAAGCCGTCCCACAGCCGCGCCGAGGTCCTGGAGCGGCGGGCAGGGCACACCCTCTTCGAGGTGCGCATCCACACGGGGCGCCCCGAGCAGATCCGCATCCACCTGGCGTACATCGGCCATCCGCTCACCGGGGACCCGCTGTTCGCGGCGGGAGGCCTGCCCCGTGAGCGCGAACCCGGCCTGCCCGGGGACGGCGGCTACCTGCTTCACGCGGAGACGCTCGCGTTCACCCATCCCCTCACCGGGGAGCGGCTGCGACTGCATGCGCCCCCACCCCCGGGGTTGAGGACCACGGCGGAAGGCTGA